A single window of Polaribacter sp. SA4-10 DNA harbors:
- a CDS encoding C40 family peptidase, producing MKKILLLFIAFSFVMSSCSSSKKVVKNTTKRKLSKVDKIVANAMNYKGVRYKFGGTTKRGMDCSGIIYVAFGSENVQLPRISRDMAKRGKKVSLSTTKKGDLLFFKTSKRGRGINHVGLVVSVNKGLIKFIHSTSSRGVIVSLLSEKYWKKAFVKATNIL from the coding sequence ATGAAAAAAATATTACTTCTTTTTATTGCTTTTTCTTTTGTAATGAGTTCTTGTTCTTCCTCTAAAAAAGTAGTAAAAAATACCACTAAAAGAAAACTTTCTAAAGTTGACAAAATTGTTGCAAATGCAATGAATTATAAAGGTGTTAGATATAAGTTTGGAGGAACAACAAAAAGAGGAATGGATTGTTCTGGAATTATTTATGTTGCTTTTGGAAGTGAAAATGTTCAGTTGCCTAGAATCTCTAGAGATATGGCAAAAAGAGGAAAGAAAGTTTCTTTAAGTACAACAAAAAAAGGTGATTTATTATTTTTTAAAACCAGTAAAAGAGGTCGCGGCATAAATCATGTTGGGTTAGTTGTTTCAGTTAATAAAGGGCTTATAAAATTTATTCATTCAACATCTTCAAGAGGCGTAATTGTTTCTTTACTTTCAGAAAAATACTGGAAAAAAGCTTTTGTTAAAGCAACTAACATTCTGTAA
- the lpxB gene encoding lipid-A-disaccharide synthase has product MKYYIVAGEASGDLHGSNLMKALYKEDTNAEVRFWGGDLMSEVGGTLVKHYKERAFMGFIEVLMNLTKVLGFIKFCKKDIAKFNPDVVVFIDNSGFNLRIAKWAKEQNFKTNYYISPQVWASRASRVKDIKRDIDKMFVILPFEKDFYKKYNYNVEFVGHPLIDGIADRKQVSLTAFKKEHNLNDKPIIALLPGSRKQEITKMLSVMLSLVDDFSDYQFVIAGAPSQDFSFYQEIIGNRKVNFINNKTYDLLSVSYAALVASGTATLEAALFKLPQVVCYKGSTISYQIAKRIITLKFISLVNLIMDKEVVKELIQNDFTKANLKEELTNILEEKYREKLFFEYYELEKILGGKGASEHVAKQVVADLKLV; this is encoded by the coding sequence ATGAAATATTACATTGTTGCTGGCGAAGCTTCAGGAGATTTACATGGTTCTAACTTAATGAAAGCTTTGTATAAAGAAGATACAAATGCAGAGGTACGTTTTTGGGGTGGAGATTTAATGAGTGAAGTTGGAGGTACGCTCGTAAAGCACTATAAAGAAAGAGCTTTTATGGGGTTCATTGAGGTGCTAATGAATCTTACTAAAGTTTTAGGTTTTATTAAGTTCTGTAAGAAAGATATTGCAAAATTTAATCCAGATGTTGTTGTTTTTATTGATAATTCTGGTTTTAATTTACGAATTGCAAAGTGGGCAAAAGAGCAAAATTTTAAAACTAATTATTATATTTCTCCACAAGTTTGGGCAAGTAGAGCAAGCAGAGTAAAAGATATAAAAAGAGATATCGATAAAATGTTTGTTATTCTTCCCTTTGAAAAAGACTTCTATAAAAAATACAATTATAATGTTGAATTTGTTGGACATCCTCTTATTGACGGAATTGCTGATAGAAAACAAGTAAGTTTGACTGCATTTAAAAAAGAACACAACTTAAATGATAAACCAATAATTGCTTTACTACCAGGAAGCAGAAAACAAGAAATCACAAAAATGCTTTCGGTAATGCTCTCTCTGGTTGATGATTTTTCTGACTACCAATTTGTAATTGCAGGAGCGCCTAGTCAAGATTTTTCTTTTTATCAGGAAATTATAGGTAATAGAAAAGTGAATTTCATCAACAATAAAACCTACGATTTATTAAGTGTTTCCTATGCAGCTTTAGTAGCTTCAGGAACTGCAACTTTAGAAGCTGCATTATTTAAATTACCACAAGTTGTTTGTTATAAGGGAAGTACTATTTCTTATCAAATTGCAAAAAGAATTATCACCTTAAAATTTATCTCTTTGGTAAATTTAATTATGGATAAAGAAGTTGTAAAAGAATTAATACAGAACGATTTTACAAAAGCCAACTTAAAAGAGGAACTAACAAATATATTAGAAGAAAAATACAGAGAGAAATTGTTTTTTGAGTATTACGAATTAGAAAAAATTTTAGGAGGAAAAGGCGCTTCTGAACATGTAGCAAAACAAGTTGTTGCTGATTTGAAATTAGTTTAA
- the surE gene encoding 5'/3'-nucleotidase SurE has translation MQEKPLILVTNDDGITAPGIRALISIMNKIGDVVVVAPDSPQSGMGHAITVDNVLHCNPITIDDGPQLEYTCSGTPADCVKMAVSEILNRKPDLCVSGINHGSNSSINVIYSGTMSAAVEAGIEGIPAIGFSLLDFKWHADFKPSEEYVKKITLNALLNGLPEGIVLNVNIPNLKKEEIKGVKICRQANGYWKENFDKRKSPFGKEYYWLSGEFVNKDKGQDTDVFALENGYVSVVPVQFDLTAHHMIQKLNSWEL, from the coding sequence ATGCAGGAAAAGCCATTAATTTTAGTTACAAATGATGATGGAATTACAGCTCCAGGAATTAGAGCTTTAATTAGTATAATGAACAAAATTGGAGATGTAGTTGTTGTTGCACCTGATAGCCCACAAAGTGGAATGGGCCATGCAATAACTGTTGATAATGTTTTGCATTGCAATCCAATAACGATAGATGATGGTCCGCAGTTAGAATATACTTGTTCTGGAACTCCTGCAGATTGCGTAAAAATGGCAGTCAGTGAAATTCTAAATAGAAAACCAGATTTGTGTGTTTCAGGAATTAATCATGGTTCAAATTCATCAATAAACGTTATTTATTCAGGAACAATGAGTGCTGCTGTAGAAGCTGGTATAGAAGGAATTCCTGCAATTGGTTTCTCTTTACTTGATTTTAAATGGCATGCAGATTTTAAGCCCTCAGAAGAATATGTAAAAAAGATTACTTTAAACGCCTTATTAAATGGTTTGCCAGAAGGCATTGTTTTAAACGTAAATATTCCTAATTTAAAGAAGGAAGAAATTAAAGGAGTTAAAATTTGTAGACAAGCAAATGGGTATTGGAAAGAAAATTTCGACAAGCGTAAAAGTCCTTTTGGAAAAGAATATTATTGGCTTTCTGGCGAGTTTGTAAATAAAGATAAAGGACAAGATACAGATGTTTTTGCATTGGAAAACGGATACGTTTCTGTTGTTCCTGTTCAGTTTGATTTAACGGCACATCACATGATTCAAAAATTAAATTCTTGGGAACTGTAA